Within the Miscanthus floridulus cultivar M001 chromosome 2, ASM1932011v1, whole genome shotgun sequence genome, the region GCCGCGTGGCCGTGGGATGAAGGGCATGTCAGTAAACTCACCATAGCGCCCACCAAGACCGTGAAGGTGCCAACCATCCAATCCAATCGCCCCAGAAGCCCGTGACTTGACAcacgagcagcagccagcagTGTTGCTTCCAGGTCAGTTCACCGTCAGACgagagaaagatgaaagacaaaggggatgagggatttggagaggGTAAAATAGTGTTTTCCCACAGGCCACGACACATAACAGCACATTCACGGAATCATGGTGTATAGACGGAAGTAGCACATCATAGGAACGATAAAATTGTAGTGATTCATGTAGGATTACAACTTTTTTGTGGTATATATGGAAATTGAGAACTTTTTCAGTGACTCCTAAGGAATTGCCTCTTTCAACTTCTAAGGTGAGGTAGGAATCATGGTTGTGTAGAGGTCCAAAGTTATCATATCTAGTAGACTACAGGTCACCACACAACATTTAAACTTCAGTTTCTAATTTCTATACCAGCTCGGGAAAGGCTGTTGCAGCTCACGTCCCTACAGTAACCTTGCTAAACAGGTCTAACCAACTGAAGCTAACCAGTCATAAAGAGAATTGAACCACCCAAAATTGCTATTTTCAAGCCCAATTATTGAAATCAACCAATCCATTGATAACGTTGCCATCAATCAATATGTAAAAAGTCGAAATTCCATTGTCATCTGGGGCCCAACAAAAAGCTGAGACCAAAaatttcaacagaatgttcaagaGCAGATATCATGAGCACAGGCTGCAAACCAACTGCATTCGTTTCACAGAATTACTTATTGTGAGAAAGAACTCAGAGTTTCCCTGTTGAATGGAATCAACTGCACCCTAAAGGTTGTGTTCTGACAGGTGAGAGTCGAAACCAATTTATTCGAACAATTTAAGAGGCACCTTTGTCTGGTAACTCACAAGCAGCCATGCGATTCATTGACTTCACCTGCCCGAGCATCTCAGCTACTGTTCTGCAGCGGCATTGCTTCCCTGGACGAATGACATCCCCATAGACAGCCATCTCAATTATATCTAGCTCCTGATCTGTTCAGAGATTGAGTAATAATACAATTCTAAATCAGACTGAATAGACAAGAACACTTCACACATAAATTTAAGTTTCGGATTGAGTGCCCAATTAAGGTATATAACAGTTAAAGACTCAATAAGGAGTTGAGATCAGTCCAATGATCCAATCTGTTGGACCAATGAATTGTTCCGGTCAGTGGAGCAGATGCTGGCACACAAACTTTAGAAAAAAGATTCCTATCTGTCACGGGCCTAAATATAGGCCACCCAGCCAGGCCAAGCGAGGCCAGGAGGAGGCCCTGGTCGGCCGCACCCTGGCCAACCACACCGCCAGGACCAGGGAGAGGCAGCATCCACCGCGCAGCCGATCCCTCCCTACCCAGATGAGTCCAAAATAGATGGGAATTAAAAGGAGATTTGGAATAAATAGAAATAGAGTTTGTTTAAATAACAAGATAAGATTGGAAAGGAGAGTCCAAATCTATAAGGACTCCTCTAGTTTGCTTAAGATCCAAGTCCTCTAGGAACTATAAATATAGGGGCCAATGTAACCGTTTCAATCTTACGCAGAAATAGAGCATTTCCTCTCCCCTACCTACCTCCTCTTCCTGCGCCTCTCCCCTCCCTGCGCCCGCGCTTGCCCCTGacctagccgccgccgctgcccctacgccggcagcagcagcagcagccgctgcCCCCCACACCAACCGCAGCAGCCATGCATCAGCATGCTTTTGGCCACAATGAAGCATAACCAAGATCCTAATCATTGACATTTAAGATCAAATGGAAAGTACTAATGGCACTGAAATAGAAAAACGAATTAAGTTATGACATTCAACTTGGGTACACACACTAATCGCCTTCTCTCAAAGTCGCACCCAAGAATGAGATAATGAATATGAAAGACAGGATAAGGCCCAAAAAGAAGTGGACAACTACACACATAGATTAACTATCAGGTAAACAAACAAAGCTGTGCATGGTTATATATGTATATCATGTGACAATTTCCTTTAAATATTCTAAATAACCTAATCAGTAATGAGATCCCTTATTCGTTACAATGAAGCTGCTGTAGTTCCAGGTAAAGAAAAAAATCAGGCATCGTGCCATCATGTGAACTTAAACAGAAATACTACCATTTAGCACGGCTAACATATTTTCAAATATTGAATATTTGAATTAAATGTTTCTACCCTGCCTCTATTATAATGTTTTCTTCTACCATAGTGCCATGTCTAAATTATATGCCATATATTTCTCGGCCATCAACAGATTTAAATGTAAAACATAATTATATATTAATATGCATTTGTTGCTGAGAGGAAGATATGCTAATGCTAGTATTCAAATTGCTGTTGTTTCTAGTCATGCTCAATAGCAAACCAATATTTCAAGACcaattgaaacaaaaaaaaaaacattcactCACCAGTAAACTTAATATCACAGGAAAAACCCCGCATCTCTGCTTGCTCTACCCATGCTTTATCAGATTTGGAACGGTTCACCCTAGTCTGGAGGATCTGACAGTTCTCAACAGTGGATTCTCCTCCTAAAACAAATTATCAAACCACAATGCTGGTCACTGTTTGATGATGCTGCAGCAGTAAGGTGCTGAGCAGTATTCATGTGAGACCATCCACAAAATATTAGATGGAAATTATACATAAAAATAGCTATTTAGTAGTTAAGCGGGCTTATTTCCCTTAAGGTGCAATACATGTATCTGGGATAAATTTCCTTCAATTTAAAAATGATTTCTTATGGATCCATCCCTATAAACTGATAGGCATATCCATTATTAATCAAGGATGAGTAAATGCTAACTTGTTGAGTAAAAATGACAGGACAAGGATATAATCGTACCAATATATTGTCAGCCTTTGTTCTTTCCTAACCAGCTTTGTATTTGAATGCATGAATCTCATAAAAGTAAAAAAATCCAAAGGTCCTAAGTCCTCATTTGGCAACCAGAAATACAGGTCAGGTGAGAACGTTTCACTCGAGAATCACTAGAAACATTTCTCGTTTTTATGCTTAGCAAGGAGAAACGGCAGTTAGCTGGTTTCGCATGATTTTTTTAAAGTTGTATTTAAGTTGTTCTTCGCCCACAAAACATTCTGAATCTTTTGAAGACCATTTTCATTTATATGATTTTTAAGgaaaaaacatttttttttgtgaatcaAAATCCAGCCTACCAGGCAAACAGTTTCACGAAGTGCCAGAAACGTTTCTTGAGAGAATCTAAATTCGAAATGTTTCTACGAGAGTCTAGATTCGAAACGTTTCTACGAGAATCCGGACAATCCCTACCAAACGCACCCTAAGTCTGAGACCGGGCTCACACAATTTAGTGAAGAGCAATTGTAGGCCCACTTCTATTCCATGTCCATCAGATAATGTCCAGGGAGCCTAGACAGGGTGGCTCCTGAAttatattcaatttttttttatctGCTTCACCTTTAGGTGAAAAGTTGGTGTCTGAAATTCAATAATAATAACAAAATGCAAAACTAGATATGCATCTATTCACAAATCCACTTCAGAAATGTACCATTCTATATGTGATAGATTTGAGTATAATGCGACCAAGTTGTGCAAAACTGACAATTGATGTGATAGACTTGAGTATAATGCGACCAAGTTGTGCAACTGACAATTGCAAGCTAATCTACTGCCAACAAAATGCATGTATGTCCTGCTGAGAGAATTAATGTTTTAATGAACAAGGTAATAGTAACAGTAGAAAAAATTAGTGAGAAGAGCTCAAATTCTCAGCAAAAAGCAACCAGACAAGATGGACTCACATACGTAGCAGCATTTATGTTACTATGCTCGCTGTGGAAGTGTGGATTGCTTCAATGGAGAGTGTGTATGCCTAAACAACTGATCTAACATGACACAAATGGATCTGAGATGATGAAATGTTGATCTAACCTTATGTAAATACATCGCCTATAATTGTAGTATTGCCTCACATTTTTTTCATTGCAATCTACTTTGGTTTATTGTACTATTGTAGTTTTGCctcatcatttttttcatttgcaTCTTGGTCTTGCAGGGTCCAAGGAGAAAGATACTATCGGCATTGGTTCAGAGAAAGTGGAAGTCAAGTCATTTCCTGCTTGTTGAGGCATCTTTAGAGCATCTCCTGCCCAAACGCTATCACACTCGCCATTGCTCAATTTAGCTACTGCGCAAGAAACTGAGCCTCCAGCAGTCTAGCCAAGGGCTTCGTCATCCCTGTTGCATCTGGAGAGCTATAGAGATATGTTACATGTTTAAGCATGTGGAGCACTCACATGGTTTCAATCCCAACAATAATCGAACACAGGGTTTCAAAAGAGGGATTAGGGAGGGAGGGGACTAAACCCCCAACGGGATTGAGTAATATGGGAGAAATCCACTTAATCCTTCCTTGCATAGGACACCCTGGACTCCAGGGCCTGGAGGATTTGTCAGCAGAGcctgcgggggcgggggcggaggGGGGAGGCACACCTCTGGAGAAAGGGACGATGTGGTCGTACTCGTAGCAGAGGCATCCGTGGCAGCCCCAGAAGCGGCGGCAGACCACGTTGCCCACGGCGTCCAGCCGCCAGCGTTCCGGGTGCCGACCCACCAGCACCGCTGCCTTACGCCAGCACGCCGTCCGGGTCTTCTCGTCGAAGGACCTCGGGCGCTCCTTCTCTGTCGCCGGAGCCGGAGATCTCCGGCCGCTCCCCTCGCCGTCATTCTCCCGACGGGGAGAGGAAGGGCCACCCATCCAGCCCAACTTCGTGCCCGTTTGGTAGCGCTTCTCGAGCGACTCCCGGGTGCGCGGGCGTCCACTTCTCCGGCGATTTGCGCTGTCTGGACTCTGGAGCCGAAAGAGAATGGAGGAGCTCAAAAAAGCAGCTTCGCTCAGCTCCTCCGATGGTGCGTGCAGGTTGTCCCCGAGTGCGGCCGAGGCGCCGAGGTGTGGGCCGCCGGAGCGTGGGCCTCCAGGACGTTGGAGCCTGGGGCGCGTGCGACGCGGAAAAACCATCGCGACGGAGGAAACGGAGTGCTTTCAAAGACCCATAattatttaatatttattttttatcTTTATTATATTAATAAAGGGAGATACTTCTCcaaaaaaaatttagaaaaaaacaTGTTCAAAAAACGGCATAAAAGATGTGTccagaaagaaaaagaaactgaAGGTTTGGACGGAGGGCCAAAGGAAAACAAGGAGCGAATGTCACTGTGTGTTTCATGGCCAGACCAGCTTGTGTAATCTTTCTTATCTTCTTTCTTTCCTTCTTTGTCTCCTGAAGTGGCGTTTGTTTTTGCTGTACTGGTTCGCTGTTCTTGTTTTGCTGTACTCCTTTGTGTTTTACCTCTTTTTCGTTTGAGCTTATCAGCCAAGATTAGCTCTACTTTTTAGCCATGTAACAGTGCtttcttctcacaacaaatcCGCATCAGCATTAGCAGCAGCTGAAAATCAGTCAGTAGGGATCAACCTCTGATCCCTCctcttctttcaaaaaaaaaaggagcGAATGTCACTCGGTGATTGAGCTAAGCTAAAATTTACTGGCAAAAATTtttgctctttaatattaggtataaatACGCAGactaaaatttcaaatttgacttGAATTACATGAAACTATGTCAATTTTCAAAAAATTTGGAACCTCATATTTGCTTAAATTTAGGTAAATGTAAGCTTGTGTTAAACTTTGATGTCCATACGAGTTCAAAATTGATATGAGGTGTGAAGAATTTAAAGTTTGACTTGAGTTATGTAAAACTTTATTTGAGTTGTATTTATTTTATGAACGATATATAGGTCCCTTTAATTAAAATCATTTGAATAATTTATAGCAAGCATATACACTCAAAATATGCTTACATGCTATTTTTTAGATTTTTCAGACCACTTATAGGTATTGTTGGAATTATTTTGTGGTAATCTAGAGATAGAATGTCGAATTATCCCTATAAAACAATTAATTTTTATCCATCTGCACGATAAGGGATTGAATAAACCATGAGAGCCCGAATATAATTTTTATGTAGCTTCTTATTCTTATTGGGGTACATGTACTTCAAATTGAAATTTCTTTTGATAGACACGTAGAAGTTTATTTGACTATAAAAAGGTGAATCATTTCCAATATTTCTGAATCTCCAAGACAATGACATATGTGCTGTCTATTGCAAGTGAAGAAAGTTTTAGGGTAGATACGACAAAAGTTTTATAcgatatatgataacaaagaccttcaAATAAAATTATATATACGATAACGATGGCTCTTTGGAAAAGAGGTTTTGTCTTTTCTCGACTAGGTCAATATTACCGTTGCAGCCTACAAATATGTTATAACTCCACCAtacagggtaggttcttgtataCTCTAGTATAGGTAGTATACGGTTGAAGCAACATCCAAATATGCCCACCTCACAAATGTTTTTAGGGTACGTTGAGTAGGGTCTCAAAGGTGCCAAGCCTGGCAGAGGAGGGGGCTAAAGGGACCGTATGCCTAAGAGGAGTggttgaattagacaacttatGACTATTCAGTCAACTAAAAGTTACCTATCAAAATCTATGCAATATACTATCTAAATGTGTACCAGGGTTTAGCAAAGTTTTGCTATCTCTAACCCAAAAGATTTTACCCCcgggttccaatcctatcaactaactTAGCAAGCTAGACTAGAAAGGTAAAGCACATATCCTAAGGAATACAAGTAAGTGTGGAAAATATGaattgggttaactaatgcaaaCTCATGCAATGAGGATTTTCCCAAGATATCAAGAAGCttctcctagtccttgttggagcccctcataaggatgcccccgcaagggccaagctctcagtCATGTAACTTCATGCATAGCCCATGGGCCTTTCCCATGTGCAAGTGGTCCTTTGTGTGACCTTCTCCTAGATCGTTCCACGTCGCCTTCACCATCAAGCTTCCGGTGAAAACAGCGCAAGTTTTGTTCCCTTCATACACTGtcggcggccacaccataaaaatatggttggtgtgatctcgcaagattataagccccttggagtacacaaaTGGTGCACGCAAGCTTCGGGTAGCAAGAGGATTGCAAATCTCACCAAGAAAGAAAGCGTTAATAGGTGATGGTCTAATCTAGCCTAAGCACTTCATAAAAAGCACTAATGCTAAGCACCTAATCTTTCCTTAAGCACTTTTGCTAGCTAGAGTACTTGGAATGGAGTCTCAACTCACTAGAAACTTTAGCACACTCTAACCCCACCCAAATGGATGACCAAGGGGGTATATATAGCACCCAACCCTCAAAAGAGTCGTTGGCTTTAGACTTGACTTGTGCAGCGTGCACCGTAGAGCTCTATGACCTAGCCCACTGGGGAGCTTTGGTGCCTACCATGTGGACTAGTTGTGATGACCGTTGGATGGCCTAAACCTGGTGGTGGATTTCGGTGCACCACCTGAGATTTCCAGTGAGGCTAAGACATTATTGCATAGACTTTGTACAACACCTACACTCTTCACTACATGGTCACTAGAGAGATCAAGTGCCCTTTTCTCCTCTTTACCGCGCCTCCAACTACCTCTATACCCAAACTCTGATGGTGTGCATTCTAGTCCTCACCGAAAGTTAAGGTGAGGTCTTCTTCTCTAGCCCTCTAACCGTGTAGTGAGCTAAGCTCTGGTGCCTAACATCGAACATCTCTGGTGGTGCAGTCAGGTGCTCGTTGAGCTCAATTTCTTCATGTCTTCTGGTTTGGCCTTCTTCCATTTGATGTCTTAGAAGTTTTGCTTGTCTTCTAGGGTCTTCAAAGCAGATCCTTGATCCTTGTTTAGGGCGTTGATcgcatgatcatcatcatcacctcgTCCAAGTCCATCCTTGCATCCATAGGACTAAAACCTTGTATACTAAATTACTAATGCACAATATTAGTCCAATTGATCATGTTGTCACTTAATTATCGAATCATTGTTGGCATTTCTTCGCGTCACCACTAGGATTTgtgtttcctagcaatggcacTAGAAATGTCATGATGATATTTCTGAACACATGTAAAAATATTCCGCAAGCGTACGgatatatcgttgtagcatttcactcagAAGTATTCGggtatcgttcatttatattttcccaaaggaaggcatggtgtaaaagtctCTAATAAGGATATGGACAAGATAACATGACTGCATAGATAGATAtaggatagtgtgacacacacactcaagctaatctcaaggataaagataaaagaaagaataaagaataaaagaatgaatCTAAACTAGAGTAGACTTATCTTGTATACCTATGCTAAGATGAGCAgatgatcatacaaatacatgaattTCTAGGGGTAGAGAttctaagttaagatagctttggttactataaacttacttcgggcaccgcaTAACACTTGGTCTACCAAGCGTTGCTGGTCTACGGCTCTACGCCGTATCCGAACGTGGGAGATTATGAAGGATgcacagggctgtcaccacctgccgcctacccctcaactaaaggatacgaggcaaacgaaggtagcctctagcctagacaccgtGTCTATGccatcgactactactctagcattggccAGAAACATacatctttatcaggagtcctctactagagcatccaccatggggacggacgacgaacccgcaagaatataatgaccaaaactaatcttaaagtagaactcactacctcaatttaggtcttggtctaaacatgtatgttgtatgaaagattaagcataaagttctatatgctaaatgaataacataagaactttgctctaatttcataacatagctatattgataatatgagagCAAGTACAAAAGGAAACTCTTGATATTATTCATATCAAAAGGCTCAAGTTGCTCAAGCTCTCCAATGTAGCTTCTCCTAGCTCCAACTACTAAAAATAGTAAAGAACACAaatggagggagagaggctcTTGAGTTGTGGTATGTGAGAGAGGGGAGGCCTCCTCTTCTATTTATAGCCATGAAAACGTCAGTTTGGAGGAGATTTCCATGCATGCCCACATGCAACCGTCATGGGGGAGCCACCAGGAGATGCCACGTGGAAGGTAGAGGCGGTTGGCACCCCTGGGGGTACGACCGCACCCAGGTGTGGTCGTCCTACCACTACTTTTCGCATGGTGGGTTGTAGTTGTGCCAGGAGCGCAGTCATGCTGGTGCTTGGTCTAGATTGGATGGGTGGGTGGGCCTCTCTTTATTTACTTACTTTGCACTTTTCTGATTGCGCATTTTGACTCTATTCCCATGCATTTCTTGTATGTGTCCTGCAAGACAATGATcttccaatacatgtggaaatatgtcAATATGAATAACATATATGTGTAAGTTATGCTGGTTCTCCTCTTTTTTTTATCTTATTTTGCGGTCGAATTTGGTCGATAAGGATCGCCAACaagatcccccaagcttacccCTTGCTCATCCCGAGCAAGAGCTAAAACATTGGTTGTTGATTAGGAGTTGCTATAATGCTGATCACAATTCAAAAGTACCatgtctataacaaagtattcttccttgattcaaataagttggcattttatcCATCCTTTTTCCTTAATCCCTATGGGGCTTGTTGCTTTTCCATGTCTTGGACAGTTACAAGATAGAACGGTTTCACAGAATCGCTAGTCATTCATCCCTTGATCGACTTTCTTTCtagaggttttaagagttttacaaaataaaagtaagttcctcaaatgattcactcgatcgCTCAAAAGTGTATGTTCCTCACCCAAGGCTTTTTGATATTGCCTTTCttttcatcctacttctaaaagctttttgtggagttttgggtaggtatgaaaagaggcatacttgcatcacataatattgctaagtAAAAAACCGGAtctaaggagatgcaagtcatacactttgatcaagacgtgcaagtgtgtACAATTTTTATAATCTTCCTAATTCTAAAAATATTTTTGTACTCTTTTGGTCATGACTCTCTCTCCTTTTAATGATTGCCTTTTTATTTGAAAGtctgggctatctttatttctttcttttcttttctctgcTTTTCTTCATGCTTTTTGGCATGTATTTTTTCCTCATGCTTCTTAGCATGgatattttctttctctttttttatagCCCATACTTTCTTTTGGCGTATGAAAACTTTAGAGAGAGAGACTCATAAAAATGAGTGGAGTATTTTTTTCGTTGGACggaaaagcatgtttttgtgtaactctcagtgtaagagtcagcatattatttgtgggtgtacgtgaatcttgatcatgggtatatgacgagaatctcaacaagggtcacaacaatttgacaaagctcaatgtaaTGGCAAGCATCATATGACTATGTTTTTGTATTTGTATGATgttatatggccttggtaggaatttataatcattgaggaacttttcatttaagcatttttttaaaaataaaacttcggatgtcaagtttctcttagaacaaagtcatagcaaattccatttgtaccatatcat harbors:
- the LOC136538883 gene encoding uncharacterized protein gives rise to the protein MGGPSSPRRENDGEGSGRRSPAPATEKERPRSFDEKTRTACWRKAAVLVGRHPERWRLDAVGNVVCRRFWGCHGCLCYEYDHIVPFSRGGESTVENCQILQTRVNRSKSDKAWVEQAEMRGFSCDIKFTDQELDIIEMAVYGDVIRPGKQCRCRTVAEMLGQVKSMNRMAACELPDKGAS